The Streptococcus sp. 29896 genome includes a region encoding these proteins:
- a CDS encoding IS110 family transposase has protein sequence MRAVFGIDVSKVSSEVAILVNGEKVHGYTISNDALGFAWLLGDLRTVHKPEIIFEATGVYSRRLQTFLEDNGYAYTRLNPLEAKKQLDSLRVRKTDQIDAEKLAQSQFVLNRKPTYVQEEVYQNLRDLSRFYQNLTEDIVRAKNRLHKVLQVTFPELENILSTPSGEQYWNLVIAFPCKDFVLHLSKDELSESIRQSTSKRISDKRVAYLAEKLIALANQSYCAVKKTSPMLEEVRYYGKELLRLSEQRQTVLDQMVELAQPLPEYDILLSIPGIAETTATSIIGELGDIRRFQSANQINAFIGIDLRHYESGNFLAKEHITKRGNPYARKILFKCIHNIASASHTNPCHIADFYEKRKRQSQTTSTKPHTIASIHRLIRTMYYLITHNKLYDYTLTQNQ, from the coding sequence ATGCGTGCAGTTTTTGGGATTGATGTGAGTAAGGTAAGTTCAGAAGTGGCCATTCTAGTCAATGGTGAGAAAGTTCATGGCTATACCATATCCAATGACGCCTTAGGCTTTGCTTGGCTACTTGGCGATTTGAGAACCGTCCATAAGCCAGAAATCATCTTTGAAGCAACAGGTGTCTACTCTCGCCGTCTCCAAACTTTTCTAGAAGATAATGGCTATGCTTATACACGGCTTAATCCCTTAGAAGCTAAGAAGCAACTGGATAGCTTGCGTGTGCGGAAAACAGATCAAATTGACGCCGAAAAACTGGCTCAATCTCAATTTGTGCTGAATCGTAAACCCACTTATGTCCAAGAAGAAGTCTACCAAAACTTGCGGGATCTTAGCCGTTTCTATCAGAATCTGACCGAGGACATTGTTCGAGCTAAAAACCGTCTGCACAAGGTCTTACAAGTCACTTTTCCTGAATTGGAAAATATCTTATCAACACCATCTGGCGAACAATACTGGAACCTGGTCATAGCTTTTCCTTGCAAGGACTTCGTGCTTCATTTAAGCAAGGACGAACTCTCAGAGAGCATTCGTCAGTCCACCTCAAAACGGATTTCTGACAAGCGTGTGGCGTACTTAGCTGAGAAGCTGATAGCACTAGCTAATCAATCTTATTGTGCCGTCAAGAAAACCTCTCCAATGCTGGAAGAGGTGCGTTACTATGGAAAAGAATTGCTTCGGCTTTCTGAACAGAGACAAACTGTCCTAGACCAAATGGTGGAACTAGCTCAGCCATTACCTGAATATGACATTCTGCTCTCTATTCCTGGAATAGCTGAGACTACTGCAACAAGTATTATTGGTGAACTGGGAGATATTCGCCGTTTTCAGTCTGCCAATCAAATCAATGCCTTTATCGGTATTGACCTGAGACACTATGAATCTGGTAACTTCCTCGCTAAGGAACACATTACCAAGCGTGGCAATCCCTACGCTAGAAAGATTCTGTTCAAATGCATTCACAATATCGCTTCAGCCAGTCACACCAATCCTTGCCATATCGCCGACTTTTATGAGAAACGAAAAAGACAATCGCAAACGACTTCTACAAAGCCACACACGATTGCCTCCATACATCGTCTCATTCGGACAATGTATTACCTCATAACGCATAACAAACTTTACGATTACACTTTAACCCAAAATCAGTAA
- the nox gene encoding H2O-forming NADH oxidase encodes MSKIVVVGANHAGTAAIKTMLTNYGQENEIVVFDQNSNISFLGCGMALWIGEQIAGPEGLFYSDKEQLESMGAKVYMESPVTAIDYESKTVTALVNGQEHVEAYDKLLFATGSQPILPPIKGAAIKEGSLEFEATLENLQFVKLYQNSADVIEKLKNKDINRVAVVGAGYIGVELAEAFQRKGKEVILIDVVDTCLAGYYDRDLSDLMAKNMEDNGIKLAFGETVQEVAGDGKVEKIITDKNEYDVDMVILAVGFRPNTAFAGEGIERFRNGAFLVNKRQETSIPGVYAIGDCATIYDNATGDTSYIALASNAVRTGIVAAHNICGTDLEGIGVQGSNGISIYGLNLVSTGLTLEKATRLGLNAAVTEVTDNQKPEFMEHGNFPVTIKIVYDKDSRRILGAQMAAREDISLGIHLFSLAIQEGVTIEKLALTDLFFLPHFNKPYNYITVAALGAE; translated from the coding sequence ATGTCTAAAATCGTTGTTGTCGGTGCTAACCACGCAGGTACTGCCGCAATCAAAACTATGTTGACAAATTATGGTCAAGAAAACGAAATCGTTGTATTTGACCAAAACTCAAACATCTCATTCTTGGGTTGTGGTATGGCTTTGTGGATTGGTGAGCAAATTGCTGGTCCAGAAGGACTTTTCTACTCTGATAAAGAACAATTGGAAAGCATGGGCGCAAAAGTTTACATGGAGTCACCTGTTACAGCTATCGACTATGAATCAAAAACAGTTACTGCACTTGTAAACGGTCAAGAGCACGTTGAAGCTTACGACAAACTTCTCTTTGCGACAGGTTCACAACCAATCTTGCCACCAATCAAAGGTGCTGCAATCAAAGAAGGTTCTCTTGAATTTGAAGCAACTCTTGAAAACTTGCAATTCGTTAAATTGTACCAAAACTCAGCAGATGTTATTGAAAAATTGAAAAACAAAGACATCAACCGCGTAGCAGTAGTTGGTGCTGGTTACATCGGTGTTGAGCTTGCAGAAGCATTCCAACGTAAAGGCAAAGAAGTTATCCTTATCGACGTTGTAGACACATGTTTGGCTGGTTACTATGACCGCGACTTGTCAGACCTTATGGCTAAAAACATGGAAGACAACGGTATCAAACTTGCCTTTGGTGAAACTGTTCAAGAAGTTGCTGGTGATGGCAAAGTTGAGAAAATCATCACTGACAAGAACGAATACGATGTTGACATGGTTATCTTGGCTGTTGGTTTCCGTCCAAACACTGCATTTGCAGGTGAAGGAATCGAGCGCTTCCGTAACGGTGCCTTCCTTGTAAACAAACGCCAAGAAACTTCAATCCCAGGTGTATACGCTATCGGTGACTGTGCAACTATCTACGACAATGCTACTGGCGACACAAGCTACATCGCTTTGGCTTCAAACGCAGTACGTACTGGTATTGTAGCGGCTCACAACATCTGTGGTACTGACCTTGAAGGTATCGGTGTACAAGGTTCTAACGGTATCTCTATCTATGGTCTTAACCTTGTATCAACAGGTTTGACACTTGAAAAAGCTACTCGTCTTGGTTTGAACGCTGCTGTTACTGAAGTAACAGACAACCAAAAACCAGAATTCATGGAGCACGGTAACTTCCCAGTAACTATCAAGATCGTTTACGATAAAGATTCACGTCGTATCCTTGGTGCGCAAATGGCTGCTCGTGAAGATATCTCATTGGGTATCCACCTCTTCTCATTGGCAATCCAAGAAGGCGTAACAATTGAAAAATTGGCCTTGACAGACTTGTTCTTCTTGCCACACTTCAACAAACCATACAACTACATCACAGTAGCTGCCTTGGGTGCTGAATAA
- a CDS encoding Cof-type HAD-IIB family hydrolase, whose amino-acid sequence MIKLIALDMDGTLLNEKKELMQPQIDAIHKAVAAGVTVVLCTGRPLVGVKPFVQQLGFDTEDEYIIVNNGCSTHLTRDWSLIDWEELTGQDIAYLDGFTNSDQVQISLFDEEDYFVLAEKANDMVDLDARLVGMTPQPIDLKEALSGQHRFFEAMFVGEKEHIDAFENQHNPVLSQAYSTVRSQDYILEILPNGASKATGLKKLADRLGILPEEIMAMGDANNDLEMIEFAGLGIAMGNANEQVKAIAQDITDTNENNGVAKAIEKHILNK is encoded by the coding sequence ATGATAAAACTGATCGCCCTCGACATGGACGGTACGCTCCTAAACGAGAAAAAGGAATTGATGCAGCCGCAGATTGATGCCATCCATAAGGCTGTGGCAGCTGGTGTGACAGTCGTTTTGTGTACAGGCCGTCCCCTTGTTGGGGTCAAGCCCTTCGTTCAGCAGTTGGGATTTGATACAGAAGATGAGTACATCATTGTCAACAATGGCTGCTCCACTCACCTCACCCGCGACTGGTCTTTGATCGACTGGGAAGAACTCACAGGCCAAGACATTGCATACTTAGATGGCTTCACAAATTCAGACCAGGTACAGATTTCCTTATTTGACGAAGAGGACTACTTTGTTCTTGCCGAAAAAGCGAATGATATGGTTGATTTGGACGCACGTTTAGTGGGCATGACTCCTCAACCAATTGATTTGAAGGAAGCTCTGTCGGGTCAGCATCGCTTCTTTGAAGCCATGTTCGTCGGTGAAAAAGAGCATATTGATGCCTTTGAAAATCAACACAATCCTGTACTTAGCCAAGCCTATTCCACCGTTCGTTCACAGGACTATATCTTGGAAATTTTACCAAACGGCGCAAGCAAGGCCACAGGTTTGAAAAAACTGGCAGACCGCCTCGGTATTCTCCCAGAAGAAATCATGGCTATGGGAGATGCCAACAATGACCTGGAAATGATTGAATTTGCTGGACTTGGTATTGCCATGGGCAACGCTAACGAGCAGGTCAAGGCGATCGCCCAAGACATCACCGACACCAATGAAAACAACGGCGTTGCCAAGGCCATTGAAAAACATATTTTGAACAAATAA
- the pcrA gene encoding DNA helicase PcrA — MNPLLNGMNDRQAEAVQTTEGPLLIMAGAGSGKTRVLTHRIAYLIDEKMVNPWNILAITFTNKAAREMKERAYALNPATQDSLIATFHSMCVRILRRDADHIGYNRNFTIVDPGEQRTLMKRILKQLDLDPKKWSERTILATISNAKNDLIDDVAYEAQAGDLYTQIVAKCYKAYQKELRQSEAVDFDDLIMLTLRLFDQNPEVLTYYQQKYQYIHVDEYQDTNHAQYQLVKLLASRFKNICVVGDADQSIYGWRGADMQNILDFEKDYPESKVVLLEENYRSTKTVLQAANEVIENNRNRRPKKLWTQNAEGDKITYYKASDENDEAIYVAGQIDQLVRSGKTYKDFAVLYRTNAQSRTIEEALLKSNIPYTMVGGTKFYSRKEIRDVISYLNLIANPSDNISFERVVNEPKRGVGPGTVDKIRDFATKQDMSLLEASQHIMLSGIKGKAAQAVWDFSTLIYNLRDRLDSLTVTELVEEVLNQSGYLNALAIQGTIEANARIENIQEFLSVTKNFDEKGSEEEETGLETLSRFLNDLALIADTDDDSREASEVTLMTLHAAKGLEFPVVFLIGMEENVFPLSRASEEEAELEEERRLAYVGITRAEQILYLTNANSRLLFGRTNYNQPSRFIREISSDLLDYQGLARPANTSFKASYVNGRATQFGQGMSLQQALQSRKSSVQPSRGLGGNLPFGNTSTGKTTDWSVGDIALHKKWGRGTVLEVSGTGTNQELKINFPEMGLKKVLASLAPIEKE, encoded by the coding sequence ATGAACCCTTTATTAAACGGAATGAATGACAGACAGGCAGAAGCGGTACAGACGACGGAAGGTCCGCTATTGATTATGGCAGGAGCTGGTTCGGGTAAGACGCGAGTCCTGACCCATCGCATCGCTTACTTGATTGATGAGAAAATGGTCAATCCTTGGAATATCTTGGCCATTACCTTTACCAACAAGGCGGCACGGGAGATGAAGGAGCGGGCCTATGCCCTCAATCCTGCAACTCAGGATAGCTTGATTGCGACCTTCCACTCCATGTGTGTACGAATTTTGCGTCGGGATGCCGACCATATCGGTTACAACCGCAACTTCACCATTGTGGACCCAGGTGAGCAACGGACACTGATGAAACGTATCCTCAAGCAGCTGGATCTGGACCCTAAAAAATGGAGCGAACGGACCATTTTAGCTACTATTTCCAATGCCAAGAACGACTTGATTGACGATGTAGCTTACGAAGCCCAAGCGGGCGACCTCTACACGCAGATTGTCGCAAAATGCTACAAGGCTTACCAAAAGGAACTGCGGCAGTCAGAGGCCGTTGACTTTGATGACTTGATCATGTTGACGCTCCGACTTTTTGATCAAAATCCAGAGGTCCTGACCTATTACCAGCAGAAGTACCAGTACATCCATGTCGATGAGTATCAGGATACCAACCATGCTCAGTACCAATTGGTCAAGCTCCTGGCATCGCGTTTCAAGAATATCTGCGTGGTCGGAGATGCGGACCAGTCTATCTACGGATGGCGTGGAGCGGATATGCAGAATATCCTGGACTTTGAAAAGGATTATCCAGAGAGCAAGGTCGTGCTTTTGGAGGAGAATTATCGCTCCACCAAGACTGTCTTGCAGGCGGCTAATGAGGTCATCGAAAACAACCGCAACCGCCGTCCTAAGAAACTCTGGACGCAAAATGCGGAGGGTGACAAGATTACCTACTACAAGGCCAGCGATGAAAATGACGAGGCTATTTATGTAGCCGGTCAGATTGACCAGCTGGTTCGGTCAGGCAAGACCTACAAGGACTTCGCCGTTCTCTATCGGACCAATGCCCAGTCCCGTACTATCGAGGAAGCCCTGCTCAAGTCTAACATTCCTTACACCATGGTCGGCGGCACCAAGTTCTACAGCCGTAAGGAAATCCGCGACGTCATTTCCTACCTCAATCTCATTGCCAACCCGTCAGATAATATCTCCTTTGAGCGTGTGGTCAACGAACCTAAACGTGGAGTGGGGCCTGGCACGGTTGATAAAATCCGTGACTTTGCGACCAAGCAAGACATGTCCCTGCTCGAAGCCAGCCAGCACATCATGCTATCTGGCATCAAGGGCAAGGCTGCTCAGGCAGTTTGGGATTTTTCAACTTTGATTTACAACCTGCGAGATCGCCTAGATAGCTTGACTGTGACAGAGTTGGTCGAAGAAGTTCTCAACCAGTCTGGCTACCTCAACGCCCTTGCTATCCAAGGCACCATTGAGGCCAATGCTCGCATAGAGAACATTCAGGAATTCCTGTCTGTGACCAAAAACTTCGATGAAAAGGGGAGCGAGGAGGAGGAAACAGGACTTGAAACCCTCAGCCGCTTCCTCAATGACCTGGCCTTGATTGCCGATACGGACGATGACAGCCGCGAGGCATCTGAGGTCACCCTCATGACACTCCACGCTGCTAAGGGGTTGGAGTTCCCAGTTGTCTTCCTGATTGGCATGGAGGAAAATGTCTTCCCGCTCAGCCGTGCTTCCGAGGAAGAAGCGGAGTTGGAGGAGGAACGCCGTCTGGCCTACGTGGGAATCACCCGTGCTGAGCAGATCCTCTATTTGACCAATGCCAACTCCCGCCTGCTCTTTGGTCGGACCAACTACAACCAACCTAGCCGTTTCATTCGGGAGATTTCCAGCGACCTCCTCGACTACCAAGGTCTTGCCCGCCCTGCCAATACCAGCTTTAAGGCTTCCTATGTCAATGGCAGAGCGACTCAGTTTGGCCAAGGTATGAGCTTGCAGCAGGCCCTCCAAAGTCGTAAATCCTCTGTTCAACCCAGCCGAGGATTGGGAGGCAACCTCCCATTTGGAAATACTAGCACTGGCAAAACCACCGATTGGTCAGTTGGCGATATTGCTCTACATAAAAAGTGGGGCAGAGGAACAGTTCTAGAAGTATCAGGCACAGGAACCAATCAAGAACTCAAAATCAACTTCCCAGAAATGGGTCTCAAAAAAGTCTTGGCTAGTTTGGCACCGATTGAGAAGGAATAG